One window of Thiovulum sp. ES genomic DNA carries:
- a CDS encoding hypothetical protein (IMG reference gene:2508611159_SP), which translates to MRFFLLFLLIASNLLGDIQKTLTSQGYLSDSDGRINGTKLVTFHIFDSADVNSSPTPLFSEEQNISFFRGAYSATIGLEENNSLDLSFDRQYWLGIQVGDQNLSTRKKLSAVPYALNVEPLRIRVESNVSRINGLISELDLNLSNKIITTENTLSTRLSDENTSIRNLVSTTDTKLANRLSDENTSIRNLVSTTDTKLATRLSDENTSIRNLIVTTETTIYSALNSAITVVNTDIANLDSNFSKKLRDENSSIRNLITTTVASYDSDSDSLVDSNRVDYNISFILNSTNTESNRTINALAIGKNTVANSDEVFVIGRNNENNISNSLFVVGNGISDTNRTNILVVTDENISVFGKLIVENIEIVSEIENTKTDLLQKLRDENSSLRTEISDTNSSLTTELTNTANTLNTTISEINATYSTKLIDLNSTVLSYSGKIQDMNQTLLPYDQKMRDLNSTVLSYSGKIADLNITAITHTAKIS; encoded by the coding sequence ATGAGATTTTTTTTACTATTTCTCCTAATTGCTTCAAACCTTTTAGGTGATATTCAAAAAACACTCACTTCTCAAGGTTATTTAAGTGATAGCGACGGTCGTATAAATGGCACTAAGCTAGTTACTTTTCATATTTTCGATTCTGCTGATGTGAATTCGAGTCCAACTCCTCTTTTTAGTGAAGAGCAAAATATCTCTTTTTTTCGAGGTGCTTATAGTGCAACGATTGGTTTAGAAGAGAACAACTCACTAGATTTATCTTTTGACCGTCAATATTGGTTAGGGATTCAAGTTGGAGATCAAAATCTTTCAACTCGCAAAAAATTAAGTGCAGTTCCATATGCATTAAATGTTGAACCACTACGAATTAGAGTAGAGTCAAATGTATCAAGAATTAATGGACTTATTTCTGAGTTAGATTTAAACCTCTCAAACAAGATAATAACAACTGAAAATACTCTTTCAACTAGATTAAGTGATGAAAACACTTCTATCCGTAATTTGGTTTCTACAACAGATACAAAATTGGCAAATAGATTGAGTGATGAAAACACTTCTATCCGTAATTTGGTTTCAACAACAGATACAAAATTAGCAACTAGATTGAGTGATGAAAACACTTCTATCCGAAACCTCATCGTAACAACAGAGACAACAATTTATTCAGCTTTAAATAGTGCCATTACAGTTGTAAATACAGATATTGCAAATTTAGACAGCAACTTTTCAAAAAAATTGAGAGACGAAAATAGCTCAATTCGTAATTTGATTACAACAACAGTTGCAAGTTATGACTCTGATAGCGATTCTCTTGTTGATTCAAATCGAGTAGATTACAACATCTCTTTTATTTTAAACTCAACAAACACAGAATCAAATAGAACTATAAATGCTCTTGCAATTGGAAAAAATACAGTTGCAAATAGCGATGAGGTCTTTGTTATTGGTAGAAATAATGAGAACAATATTTCAAATTCTCTTTTTGTTGTTGGGAATGGAATTAGTGATACTAATCGAACAAATATTTTAGTTGTTACGGACGAAAATATTTCAGTTTTTGGAAAATTGATTGTTGAAAACATTGAAATTGTTTCTGAAATTGAGAACACAAAAACTGACTTATTGCAAAAACTCAGAGATGAAAATTCATCTTTAAGAACAGAAATTAGTGATACAAATAGTAGTTTAACAACTGAACTTACAAATACAGCAAACACACTCAATACAACTATTTCTGAAATCAATGCAACTTATTCAACTAAGCTTATTGATTTAAATTCAACAGTTCTTTCATATTCTGGAAAAATTCAAGATATGAACCAGACACTTTTACCATATGATCAAAAAATGAGAGATTTAAATTCAACAGTTCTTTCATATTCTGGAAAAATAGCTGATTTAAATATTACGGCAATTACCCATACTGCTAAAATATCC
- a CDS encoding UTP-glucose-1-phosphate uridylyltransferase (PFAM: Nucleotidyl transferase~TIGRFAM: UTP-glucose-1-phosphate uridylyltransferase) encodes MKKITKSLFPAAGYGTRFLPATKSIPKEMLPVLDKPLIHYGVEEAINAGLSDVNLIIGRGKGAIEDYFDKNYELETEIAGTPKEKFLNPIRDLIENGIFTFRRQGEMRGLGDAIYKAKSMIGDEPFGVILADDICYTEEDSVMEQMKKVYQKYGVSVVAIMEIPKENSNKYGIIDGTEIEDGIFRVSKMVEKPKPENAPTNLAIIGRYILTPDIFDILEETEAGTGGEIQITDALQKQAENGKVIALKFKGKRFDCGSVEGYIEAINYFYERK; translated from the coding sequence ATGAAAAAAATTACAAAATCACTATTTCCCGCAGCTGGATACGGTACAAGATTTTTACCCGCAACAAAAAGTATTCCAAAAGAGATGCTTCCAGTTCTTGATAAACCATTGATTCATTATGGAGTTGAAGAAGCGATAAATGCAGGACTCTCTGATGTAAATTTAATTATTGGTCGAGGCAAAGGTGCAATTGAAGACTATTTTGATAAAAATTACGAACTCGAAACAGAAATTGCTGGAACTCCAAAAGAAAAATTCTTAAATCCAATTCGAGACCTCATCGAAAATGGTATTTTTACTTTTAGACGACAGGGCGAAATGAGAGGACTTGGCGATGCAATTTATAAAGCAAAGTCAATGATTGGAGATGAACCTTTTGGTGTGATTCTTGCCGATGACATTTGTTACACTGAAGAAGATTCAGTTATGGAGCAGATGAAAAAAGTCTATCAAAAATATGGAGTTTCAGTTGTCGCAATTATGGAGATTCCAAAAGAAAACAGTAATAAATACGGAATTATTGACGGAACTGAAATTGAAGACGGAATTTTTCGTGTCTCAAAAATGGTGGAAAAACCAAAACCAGAAAATGCACCAACAAATCTCGCAATTATTGGGAGATACATTTTAACTCCAGATATTTTTGATATTTTAGAAGAAACAGAAGCGGGAACAGGTGGTGAAATTCAAATCACTGATGCATTACAAAAACAGGCTGAAAATGGCAAGGTAATTGCACTTAAGTTTAAAGGAAAACGATTTGATTGTGGTTCAGTTGAAGGATATATTGAGGCAATAAACTATTTCTATGAACGAAAATAG